The DNA segment ATCGCCACCGCCACGAACAGCGCCACGTCGCGCAGACGCGGCAGACGCGGATCGATGTGTAATGGACGCAGCAGCAGATAGGCCGCCGCCAGCGTGGTGGCCACCGTCATTACGATGTACCCCAGCAGGGGCAGGGGGGGCAGGGTGTCCACCACGAAAAAGGTATGCACCAGTCGGCTCAGGATCAGCAGCGGCCAGAAGCGCAGGCCAAAGACCAGCAGCAGCACCACGTCCAGCCCCACCGCCGGATACCACACCGTCACCTCCGGCGAGGTGGCGAACTGCTGCGAGGCCACATCCAGCCCGTACCACGCCAGCAGATAAACCACCCCGATCAGTACTGGACGCCACCACAGATTGGGCATGGCCTTACATTAGACCGAATACAAACCTGGAAACGAGAAATACTTCAAGACTCCGGGTCATCTCCTGGCCCTGCGCTTCGAACCCTGTCAGATGGTGCGGGCGGAGGCCGGACAATAGTGCCCACCGCCCTTGTTCTGTCTGCCTGGGACCACTAAGCTGTTCCTCTTGTACTTCCCCTGCGCTTCGCCACGTCGGCGAGAACCACGGGGGGAAGATCGGCGGGAAAGCCCCTGACGCCGGGGCTGACCGAAACCGAAGGAGCGTTTAAAAATGCATAAAGTTGCCATTGTGGGCCGACCCAACGTCGGCAAATCAAGCCTGTTCAACCGCCTGATCGGACGTCGCGAGGCCGTCGTGGCCGACTTCCCCGGCGTGACCCGTGACGCCAAGGAAGGCATGATGCTGTACCAGAACCACCGGATCACCCTGGTGGACACGGGCGGGTTGTGGAGCGGCGACGAGTGGGAAGCCGCCATCCGCCAGAAGGCCGAGTGGGCCATTGAGGGCGCGCAGGCCGTGATCTTCGTGCTGGACCCCCGCGAGGGCCTGAGCGCCGCCGACTACGAGGTGGCCGACTGGCTGCGCCGCCTGGGCATTCCGGTGATCGTGGTGGCCAACAAGATCGACAGCCAGAAGCACGAGGTCTACCTGGCCGAGTTGTGGGGCCTGGGCTTCGGCGATCCTGTGCCGATCAGTGCCGAACACGCGCGCGGCCTGGACGAACTGATGGACCGCGTGATGACCCACATGCCCGACGACGATGATGACGTGCCGGAAATTGCGCCCATCCGAATCAGCCTGATCGGGCGGCCCAACGTGGGCAAGTCCAGCCTACTCAACGCCATTGTGCAGAGTGACCGCGCCATCGTGGCCGATCAGCCAGGGACCACCCGCGACAGCCTGGACGTAGAGTGGGATTACGGCGGGCAGCGCTTTGTGCTGGTGGATACGGCAGGGATTCGCAAGAAGCCCCCCACCGCCATCGAGGATTACGCCATTCAGCGCAGCCAGGCGGCCATTGCCCGCAGCGACCTGATCTGGCTGGTGGTCAACGCCGACGAACTGGGCGACCACGAGCTGAAGCTGGCCAACCTCGCCTACGACAGCGGCAAGCCCGTGATCGTGGTGGTCAACAAGTGGGACCTGATCCCCGACGCGGACCTGAAAAGCACCGAGCGGGACCTGAACCAGAAGCTGCACCATATTTCCTACGCGCCGCGCGTGTACACCAGCGCCATCAACGACTACGGCATCCACGAGATGCTGGCCGAGGCCATGAAACTGCACGACAAGTGGCAGAGCCGCGTGCCCACCAGCGAGTTGAACCGCTGGCTGGAAGTCTGGCAGATGCGTCAGGCCGTGCCGAACTTCCACGGCAAGAAGCTGCGGATGTACTTCATGACCCAGGTGGAAACCGCGCCGCCCACCTTTGCCATTTTCTGCAACCGCGCCACCTTTGTGACCCGCGCCTACGAGGGCTTCCTGCAAAACCGCATCCGCGAGGATCTGGCGCTGGCCGGAATCCCGGTGCGGTTGAAGTGGAAGGAAAAGGGTCCGTACAAGCGCGGCGAGAAGGGTGAGGAAGCCCAGGCTTAGTTCGACTCTGCCCCCATTCTGGACTGTGACCGTGCTTGCCTGGCGCCACTGAATTCAGGCTCCGCGTGAGCGTGTCAGACAGCAGTTTGGGGAAATTTTCTATGGAGTTGGAAAAACCCGCACCAGAACAGCTTTGCCGTCCACCTCCTCCCAACCCTTTCGTTCTAAGCTCCACCAGTCCCCCGCAAGGGGGCCTTTTTATTATCCGGCACGGAATTTGCAGTACGAATGTAGACGACAACCCCAACAACCTTCCGAACTCAGGCCAGGGCCAAAGCTCCCAGCAGCGGCGAGACGGTGGGTGTAAAGCTCACGTCACGGCCCGCGAAGTGCGCGTGGAAAGCCGCCTTCACCAGCGGATTGAAGCTGCCGCCGCACAGCGCCAGTTGTGAGTTTCCCGTGCGCTTCAGCACCGCCCCACCCAGCCGAGCCAGTTCTTCCCCGGCGCGGCGCTGGATGTCCTGGGCGCGTGGATCGCCGTCCACGGCAGCGGCGTACACGGCAGGCGCGAGCCGGGCCAGCGCGGCGCGGCCCTCGCCGTACACATAGGCCCGAATGTCCGGCCAGTGCTGGGAACCGATGACCCCAAAAATGCTGGAGGCCAGCAGGCTCTCCCCTCGCCCCTCATCCACCTCCCGCAATACCGCTTTCAGGCCCTGCCGCCCCTGCCAGAAGGCCCCGCCCGCGTCGTCGATCAGAAAACCGTGACCGCCCGCGCGGACCACCTCGTCTGCCGCTGTACCGTCATTTGAAACGGGGCGGTGGTAGGCCATGCTCCCGGTTCCGGCATAGACCAGGGTGCCGCCACCAGAAGGAAAATGCGCGGCGTAGGCCAGATGCAGATCGTCAGTGACGTGTATCGCGTGCTGGGGCAGATGAAACGTACTGGACAGCATTTCCATCATCAGCGGCGCGAAATCGGTTGACAGGCCGGTGACACCCACCACCACCGCTGAAGGCTGGCCGGGAATGGCGGCGCGAATCCCGGCCAGTCCAGCGGCCATGTGCTGCCGCGCTTCAGGGGTGTAGAGGTGGCCGGACAGGGAAGCGTAAACGCCGCTGGCGGCCACTTCCCCACCAGAGACCCCATCAGAAAACAGCGCCCACTTGCTGCTGCTCGCGCCCATGTCGATGCCGAGGATCATGGTCTCTCTAGAACCACTGCTGCGAAGGCATGGGACAGGTTCAGGCCGCAGAGCAGGGAGGGAAGATTCATTGAGGACATTGTTTCATGATGGCCGCAATGGTTGAGGGCATCCAGAACTTGCCCCCCCTTCCCGCTCTACCCTGACCCCATGCCCCACTGGCTCCTCAAATCCGAACCCGATGTTTTTGGCTACCCCGATCTGGAACGCGTAGGACGCGAACCCTGGAACGGCGTCCGCAACTATCAGGCGCGCAATTTTCTGCGGCAGATGATGGAGGGCGACCTGTGTCTCTTCTATCACTCGCGCAGCAAGATGCCAGGAATTGCGGGCGTGGCGCGGGTCACGCGGGCCGCCCACCCAGACGATCTGCAATTTGACCCAACCAGCGCCTATTTTGATCCCAAATCTGACCCATCCCAGCCGCGCTGGAGCATGGTGGAGGTGGAGGCGGTGCGCGCCTTTCCCACCGTGCTGACGCTAGAGGCCATCCGCGCCCTGCCCGAGTGGGCCGATTCACCGCTGACCCGCAAAGGCTCTCGCCTGAGCGTATTGCCCGTGACGCCGGAGCAGTTCGGAGCGGCGCTGGCAGCCGCAGGACTGAAACTTATCAACTGACCCGTGACCCAACTGTCAGACGCCACGGATCACACTGCAGCATGGAACTCGTGTTCGCCGGACTGGCTATCGTTTTCTCCCTGCTCCTCGCCTCGATTCAGAAGGAGCCGGAGCCTCAGCCGCTGCCCGTGAAGGTCAGAAGTCGGCAGGACTGAGCAGGCGGCTTGTTCTGGAAGCGTGACCACCCCATTGCGTCCGCCTGCGAGGACTGAACCTCCAGAACAACGCACTGACGGCTTTGCAGGACAGTGTCAGGTGGCTGGGGACGCTGACCCGGCTGGATCTGCGGACCAATGGCCTGACCGGTTTGCCGGAAGGACTGGAGCGCCTGCCAGTGGTCTTTGACCAGCTCCGCGAA comes from the Deinococcus sp. AJ005 genome and includes:
- a CDS encoding EVE domain-containing protein, with translation MPHWLLKSEPDVFGYPDLERVGREPWNGVRNYQARNFLRQMMEGDLCLFYHSRSKMPGIAGVARVTRAAHPDDLQFDPTSAYFDPKSDPSQPRWSMVEVEAVRAFPTVLTLEAIRALPEWADSPLTRKGSRLSVLPVTPEQFGAALAAAGLKLIN
- a CDS encoding N-acetylglucosamine kinase gives rise to the protein MILGIDMGASSSKWALFSDGVSGGEVAASGVYASLSGHLYTPEARQHMAAGLAGIRAAIPGQPSAVVVGVTGLSTDFAPLMMEMLSSTFHLPQHAIHVTDDLHLAYAAHFPSGGGTLVYAGTGSMAYHRPVSNDGTAADEVVRAGGHGFLIDDAGGAFWQGRQGLKAVLREVDEGRGESLLASSIFGVIGSQHWPDIRAYVYGEGRAALARLAPAVYAAAVDGDPRAQDIQRRAGEELARLGGAVLKRTGNSQLALCGGSFNPLVKAAFHAHFAGRDVSFTPTVSPLLGALALA
- the der gene encoding ribosome biogenesis GTPase Der, whose product is MHKVAIVGRPNVGKSSLFNRLIGRREAVVADFPGVTRDAKEGMMLYQNHRITLVDTGGLWSGDEWEAAIRQKAEWAIEGAQAVIFVLDPREGLSAADYEVADWLRRLGIPVIVVANKIDSQKHEVYLAELWGLGFGDPVPISAEHARGLDELMDRVMTHMPDDDDDVPEIAPIRISLIGRPNVGKSSLLNAIVQSDRAIVADQPGTTRDSLDVEWDYGGQRFVLVDTAGIRKKPPTAIEDYAIQRSQAAIARSDLIWLVVNADELGDHELKLANLAYDSGKPVIVVVNKWDLIPDADLKSTERDLNQKLHHISYAPRVYTSAINDYGIHEMLAEAMKLHDKWQSRVPTSELNRWLEVWQMRQAVPNFHGKKLRMYFMTQVETAPPTFAIFCNRATFVTRAYEGFLQNRIREDLALAGIPVRLKWKEKGPYKRGEKGEEAQA